One stretch of Nicotiana tabacum cultivar K326 chromosome 18, ASM71507v2, whole genome shotgun sequence DNA includes these proteins:
- the LOC107781630 gene encoding putative galactinol--sucrose galactosyltransferase 6 has translation MFQLSSISVHRLNPFIITTINSQIQKLIPTPFSSPITHFPNSLTKSIIPFRSSVSSLPSILAHKGSEVEFEKEVEEEESAMTITPAIRISNRKLVIKDRTILTNVPDNVITTSGAASGPVEGVFIGAEFDQENSRHVVPLGKLQDVKFLSCFRFKLWWMAQKMGDKGSEIPLETQFLLVETKDGSHLGSDNNNNNDNNIVYAVFLPLIEGSFRAVLQGNPEDELELCLESGDKDTVGSAFNQAVYVHAGCDPFIVITEAIRAVKLHLKTFRQRHEKKLPGIVDYFGWCTWDAFYQEVTQEGVEAGLESLTAGGVPPKFVIIDDGWQSVGADMEVEKPLMRLTGLKENEKFQKNKDPTVGIKNIVNIAKEKYGLNYVYVWHAITGYWGGVRPGVKGMEEYGSVMKYPEITKGVMENEPGWKTDAIAVQGLGLVNPKSAYKFYNEMHSYLASAGVDGLKVDVQCILETLGGGLGGRVELTKQYHQALDASVSKNFPDNGCIACMSHSTDALYCSKQTAVVRASDDFYPRDPISHTIHIACVAYNSVFLGEIMVPDWDMFHSLHPAAEYHGSARALSGGPVYVSDAPGKHNFDVLRKLVLRDGSILRARLPGRPTKDSLFSDPSRDGVSLLKIWNMNKYTGVLGVYNCQGAAWNTVERKNTFHQTNSEAITGYVRGRDVHFISEASVDPNWIGDCALYSNVRAELVVLPHNAAIPISLKVLEHETYTVTPIQVLAPGFSFAPLGLIDMYNAGGAIEGLKYEVKAGAELSELETGYQGEGNLVAEDRIENLSTEAVAVVSMEVKGCHRFGAYSSVKPRKCTVGRNMVDFAYDSDSGLLTLNLDGMPPVDQKVHLIEVEV, from the exons ATGTTTCAACTCAGTTCTATTTCTGTCCATCGTCTCAACCccttcattattactactataaATAGCCAAATCCAAAAGCTAATTCCCACGCCCTTCTCTTCCCCAATAACCCATTTTCCCAACTCATTAACCAAATCCATTATTCCTTTTCGATCCTCTGTTTCGTCACttccttcaattcttgctcacAAA ggaAGTGAAGTTGAGTTTGAGAAGGAGGTCGAGGAGGAGGAATCCGCTATGACGATTACTCCAGCGATTAGAATTTCCAATAGGAAGCTGGTGATAAAAGACAGAACAATATTAACGAATGTACCAGACAATGTAATTACCACTTCTGGTGCAGCATCAGGTCCAGTGGAAGGTGTATTTATAGGTGCGGAATTCGATCAAGAAAACAGCCGCCATGTCGTGCCGTTAGGAAAATTACAGGATGTTAAATTCTTATCTTGTTTCAGgttcaaattatggtggatggcTCAAAAAATGGGTGACAAAGGAAGTGAGATTCCACTGGAAACCCAATTTTTACTTGTCGAAACCAAAGATGGGTCCCACCTCGGATccgataacaacaacaacaatgacaataatattgTTTATGCGGTTTTCCTTCCATTAATTGAAGGTTCATTTCGAGCTGTTCTTCAAGGGAATCCTGAAGACGAGCTCGAATTGTGCCTCGAGAGCGGGGATAAGGATACTGTCGGCTCGGCATTTAATCAAGCAGTTTATGTGCATGCTGGCTGTGATCCGTTTATTGTTATTACAGAGGCGATAAGGGCAGTGAAATTACACCTCAAGACTTTCCGGCAACGGCATGAGAAGAAACTCCCCGGAATTGTTGATTACTTCGGGTGGTGTACGTGGGATGCTTTTTACCAAGAAGTTACTCAAGAAGGCGTTGAAGCCGGCCTTGAAAGTCTCACTGCCGGCGGAGTACCGCCAAAGTTCGTCATCATCGATGACGGTTGGCAATCCGTCGGCGCAGACATGGAAGTTGAAAAGCCGTTAATGAGACTTACTGGattaaaagaaaatgagaagTTTCAGAAGAACAAAGATCCAACCGTGGGGATTAAAAACATTGTGAATATAGCTAAAGAAAAATACGGATTGAATTACGTGTACGTGTGGCACGCGATAACAGGTTATTGGGGCGGGGTCCGACCCGGAGTGAAGGGGATGGAGGAATACGGGTCGGTTATGAAGTATCCGGAGATTACGAAAGGGGTGATGGAAAACGAACCGGGTTGGAAAACGGATGCGATTGCGGTTCAGGGTTTAGGTTTGGTTAACccgaaaagtgcttataagttttATAATGAAATGCATAGTTATTTGGCATCAGCTGGGGTAGATGGATTGAAGGTGGATGTTCAGTGTATATTGGAGACCCTAGGGGGTGGCTTAGGGGGTCGGGTTGAACTCACAAAACAGTATCATCAAGCTCTTGATGCTTCTGTTTCTAAGAACTTCCCCGATAATGGTTGCATTGCTTGCATGAGTCACAGCACTGATGcactttactg CTCAAAGCAGACAGCTGTTGTAAGAGCATCAGATGACTTCTATCCAAGAGATCCAATCTCACACACCATTCACATTGCTTGTGTGGCATACAACAGTGTGTTCCTTGGAGAAATTATGGTGCCTGATTGGGACATGTTCCACTCCCTTCATCCAGCTGCCGAGTATCACGGCTCGGCCAGGGCGTTGAGTGGTGGACCTGTCTATGTTAG TGATGCACCTGGCAAGCACAACTTTGATGTCCTAAGGAAGCTTGTTCTCCGAGATGGTTCAATTCTTCGAGCTCGTTTGCCTGGTCGACCTACAAAGGATTCCCTTTTCTCCGATCCTTCTCGGGATGGTGTTAG cctcttgaagatatggAACATGAACAAATACACTGGTGTGCTTGGAGTATACAACTGCCAAGGTGCAGCATGGAACACAGTTGAAAGGAAGAACACATTCCACCAAACTAATTCCGAGGCGATAACAGGCTATGTTAGGGGCCGCGATGTCCATTTCATATCTGAAGCTTCCGTAGACCCCAACTGGATTGGAGACTGTGCTCTTTACTCCAATGTGCGCGCTGAGCTTGTTGTTCTCCCTCACAATGCAGCGATTCCTATTTCTTTGAAGGTCCTCGAGCACGAGACGTACACTGTTACACCTATTCAGGTCTTGGCACCTGGCTTCAGCTTTGCACCATTGGGGCTCATTGACATGTACAATGCTGGTGGGGCAATCGAGGGACTAAAATACGAGGTAAAGGCAGGCGCAGAATTGTCTGAACTAGAGACTGGATACCAAGGCGAAGGAAATCTTGTTGCTGAAGATAGAATCGAGAACTTGAGCACAGAAGCAGTTGCAGTAGTGTCGATGGAAGTAAAGGGGTGTCATCGATTTGGTGCTTACTCGTCTGTCAAGCCAAGGAAGTGCACTGTTGGTAGAAATATGGTTGACTTTGCCTACGACTCAGATTCTGGTTTGTTAACTCTGAATCTTGATGGTATGCCTCCAGTTGATCAGAAAGTGCATCTCATTGAAGTTGAAGTATAG